In one window of Microtus ochrogaster isolate Prairie Vole_2 unplaced genomic scaffold, MicOch1.0 UNK1508, whole genome shotgun sequence DNA:
- the LOC101983528 gene encoding cytochrome P450 2J3-like: HPDKTTTSFNEESLICSTLDLFFAGTETTSTTLRWALLYMALYPEIQSKVQAEIDRVIGQEKQPSLADQDSMPYTNAVVHEVQRMANVIPLNVPRKVTVDTNLAGFHLPKGSILHTNLTSLHMDPNEWAIPDILNPKHFLENGEFKKRESFLPFSMGEL; the protein is encoded by the exons CACCCTGACAAAACTACTACAAGTTTCAATGAAGAAAGCCTCATCTGCAGCACTCTGGACCTCTTCTTTGCTGGAACAGAGACAACATCCACGACCCTGCGCTGGGCTCTGCTCTACATGGCTCTCTATCCAGAAATCCAAT CAAAAGTCCAGGCTGAAATTGACAGAGTGATTGGCCAGGAGAAGCAGCCCAGCCTGGCTGACCAAGACTCCATGCCCTACACCAATGCTGTTGTCCATGAAGTACAGAGGATGGCAAATGTCATCCCTCTAAACGTTCCCAGGAAAGTGACAGTGGACACTAACCTGGCGGGATTCCATCTGCCCAAG GGCTCCATTCTTCATACCAATTTGACTTCACTGCACATGGACCCCAACGAATGGGCCATCCCAGACATCCTCAATCCGAAGCACTTTTTGGAGAATGGAGAGTTTAAGAAGAGAGAatcttttctgcctttctcaATGGGTGAGTTGTGA